From the Cloeon dipterum chromosome 4, ieCloDipt1.1, whole genome shotgun sequence genome, the window AAATGTGCCTGAGATGCTTGAGTCGACGGAATTGACGGAGgtagctggaaaattattctACTAACGAATCCTTGATTTGTATTTTGATTGCCTACTctcagattttatttcagtgtTTGCTATATATCTGAATCTCCtatttacttatttatatACCAAACCTATTTTATCGTTATATCACATGTTTCTTTAATCTAGTGTGACTtaaaaaactagaaattttaCCGCAGACACCTCTCGACAATAGACtgcaaattatattattccaTAAGAGGCGGTTGGCGGTACAATCGATTTGCGCTTCGCCACGTCTCTCCTTTTCAgtagttttgaaatttgcgaTTTCCATAGAAATGCTAAGCgcctattttcatttttgctcgaTTGTAACATAAGCAATCAAAATCCAGTAGGCATGTGACGTTCTAGTCCGGCAATCACACGCTAATAGACTGGCAAATTGTTATATTATTCCAATGACTCACCTGCCTCCGTCACTTCCGTAAATACAATTCCATacatactttttattttgacttgtTTTGCCAAACACGGCTTACCAAAACTTGTTTGTTCGTGACGACCAGCTCagtttttttgtacaaaattttatagtCAATAAACATAAAAGTCTTGCTGCAGTGACCAACttgtataaattttgcagaaatttgcAGCATCCGAAACACGCCACGCATATCACTATACGACACCCACGCAACAGAACACATTATAATGCTGTTAAATACACACCAAATCCCTGCATGCATCTGCATTTGTATCCCCCATTGCAATGGATGTTGAACTCTTGTGACATACATGATATACAACTGTCCCTTTGAACGGCAACTCTAGAAAGTAGAACGAAGCGATCAttgggaatttaaaattcacttgcTGTTGAGGTCGTTTTGTTCGAGTTGAAATTTCCAATGGTTGAAGATCGGATGCATGACCTCGAACGTATTATCCCCTCTCAGAAAATTCTCCCATTTGCAAATACATGCACACACTCCCCTAAGCATGTTCCTGGCAAAGTGACACCCTGATAGTTGTAGCAAATCTTGCATTTGTGCTTCTCTCTGTGTTTCAATAAATAACTGTTCCCTACGtaatatgtgtgtgtttgtaaacGAAATTTACGTGTACACTCGGAAGATGCCTTCATGTGACTATCTTAAACCATTGCTGCTTTTCGTATCAACCTATGAcctaagatttttttaaaaaaggtctAGACTCAAAAAGGTGGTCTTTTGGGGAAGTGAAAGCACTCTCGGTCCGAAAAATCGGTTCAAACTTAGTACAACGGACCGCACGAGTGGTGGAGTCGGTGTGTTAGAAAACAAAGAACAGGCTCGTTGTGTGCGCCTTAGCCATCTAATTAAAAGTATAAATAGCCTCTGGCTAATTTGGTTTGATGGATGCGAAAGAGAGAGTGCCGCGTGGTTATTAATCGGAGCTCATTTATCCATCCATCTATCTGTGCGCATTTTGCTTTCCATTTAACTAATTCGGGGCGAGCGCTGGCCGATGCAGAGCGCAAGAACGGAACGAGTGATTTATTGCTAGCCCATCTCATGCACTCTCAGCATGATTTGCATGAGACTCGAGAGTTCTCCGCTAATTAACTGACCGAGGCACAGATACTCTCTTTATCACTCTCGCTCCCTTTTCTCTGCTCTTCCTAATTTAATGCATATTCGATCACTTCCTCTCGCCGCAATGACTCTGCCTCTCTGATTGGATTTCATTGTTGTCTGTTATTGCCTCGTCGCTGCCCAGGTGCTCAACTACTGTCCCAAAGACATGAAGGCCGACATCTGCGTGCACTTGAATCGCAAAGTGTTCAACGAGCACCCCGCCTTCAGGCTGGCCAGCGACGGCTGCCTGCGGGCCCTCGCCATGCACTTTTCCATGAGCCACTCAGCGCCTGGTGATCTTTTGTATCACACGGGCGAGAGCATAGACAGCCTCTGTTTCATCGTCACCGGCTCCCTCGAGGTCATCCAGGATGATGAAGTTGTTGCCATCCTCGGTATGTATTTCAGCGCGCCTGCGGTCACAACggattatgcaacctgctcgccGCAACTGTCGGCAATGGTTGCATAACTCGAATTTAGGCCTTGAGTAATGATTGTCCGACATTCCTCttctctttttcctctctctagTTTGTTTGCACAGGGTTGTTGTGTAAAAAACCTAGCAGTGCGAATATACTCCACAATCgaggtttaaaatttcattttatctcACAATCCagattttactatttaatttgttttgttcgATCCTCTAGCCGTATATTCTAAAAAAGTGAACTTGCTGAGTTAGaacataaattaagttaagaGGTATTTTCAGCTAAATACggcttcaattaattatcaaaccaaatttgctaaaattatgaaaaaaatcatgaatctTAGGAAAGGGTGACGTATTCGGCGACGCATTCTGGAAGGATGGCGGGGTTGGCCAGTCTGCCGCGAATGTTCGCGCTCTTACTTACTGTGATCTCCACACAATCAAACGAGACAAACTGCTAGAGGTGCTAGACTTCTATCAAGCGTTTGCCAACTCATTTGCCCGCAACCTTCTTTTGACCTACAATCTAAGGCATCGGGTGAGGAACTGAAttccattataaatttttactgccaaacagataatttatttctagtgGCACACTGTGCAAATCTTTTTCCgttaaatcaatttgtatGTCTCGTCCTATTTCAGCTGATCTTCCGCAAAGTAGCCGACGTGCGGCGAGAAAGGGAGCTCGCCGAGCGCCGGAAAAACGAGCCCCAGCTGGACCACAACCAGGACCACTTAGTAcgtaaaattttctccaagTTCCGCCGTGGCACGGCCGGCGCCAGCACGGCGGGCAGCAACCACGCGGGGACCATGACCCCGGTGGCCACCCCCGACGTCGAGAGGGGAGGCGGGGGTGGTGCCAGCGACTCGGAAAGCGCGTGCAGCACGCGGCTCGGCTCGGCCCAGGAGGAGCAGTGCCTCGTGGTGGCGACGACCACATCGGTGGCGCCCGCGGCGCCGTCGCGGGCCGCCACCCGCTGGGGCCGGCTGCTGGGCAGCGCCAGCAGCGGAGCCGAATCCTCCGACAAGGAGGGCCGCGCCCCCAGTGCCAAGGAGCGGCCGGCGCCCACGCCGCCCACCGGCGGATCCGGCAACAAGGTGTTTCCTAAGCAGACGACGCCGCCGCAGCGAGCCACCACCTCTGCCGCACGACAGGACACGATCGACGAGATTGTCGAGGTGAAAAAAACGCTATTAATGGGTTATTACTCCAATTGGACTGAGAcggaattaaaagaaaaggaatatttaaaatatcaaactaaaaaagtgctttttatgataaatttaattttatgtcttttttatcgtgtgtaaattttgaaagcctGGTTGGCAAGTGGcatgattttgataaaaaaaaataattgtacgTGTAAAATActtgaagtaaataaatgctTCGGTctcctatttaattcaaacaataGCACTGCGTTGTTTTATCTTTcgaaaggaaataaaacgtAGCCTTTTGCGCCTTACCTATATGATTTAAACTGTCAAACCCaacataattttccttttgggCTAAAACTGAGTTTACCAGACCATGCCCTTTTGCAGTAAAGAAGCATTGCCCTTaacaatacattttaatttagaaaaatatctttaatgaaattttaaattaaaattcttttgaatgTGCTTTTAAACGTTATATTTCCAGGGATCTTTACagttttcttctatttttataCATCCAAAATATATAAGCATAATTTGAGCATCTCACATATTGATGCAGGTGGAAGAGCGTCGAGCAGCGGCGCGAAGCGCCCTGCGCAAGGCCGAGAGCAACGACAGTGGCATTCTGCGGTCCAGCGAACAGAAGCTCTCGGAGGCGTCAACAACGACAGCCAGCTTTGCGCCCAGCGCCGTCGCTGCGGCACCAACAACTGTCGTGGCCCCAATCGTGGCACCGCTTCCCGCTCCTGAGCTCCAACTTCTTTTGACTTCCATAGCTGAATTTAAGGTTCGCGTGATTTGgagcctttaaaattttcgttgtTGGTAGTTGGTTTAGAGCTTTGCAACGCTCCagttaaaaaaggaaagtgcataatattataatattcaaataagcATTCACTGGACTGTTCTCATTTCTTTTGACTTCAACTAATTGGAGACAAACACAGGAATAACATTTATGGAAACTTTTATTGGTGCCATACTGggtcattattttattcaataaaattttattcagttaAAAGCTATATTATTACAGCCAATTCAATGCTAAATTTGTTTGCTAACACTTggtattagaaaattttaactttcagaATTtacaaactataaaaaatagcGAAACCGGTTAATTTATGCTTTGTTTCTTCAACCAGTCATTTTTGCTACAGTACAAAAGAACAgtaggatttaattttacatagaacagatcttaaaaattaagttccCAAACTATAACAATTATGGTTTGTTAATATTTGGTGCTGCGTTACATGTCAAATTCTTTTACATTTCtcgcttttgaaaaaaaaacaatcgctTTTGCTTCCTTGGTCTGTATTTGAcctcaaatttaatcatttatttcaagGTGGACGTGCGACTGGAGCTGCAGCGGTTAGGACAGCGGGCGGCGCGGCTCGAGGAAATGCTGGGCAACGTGTCTGAACGGCTAGGCTCGATTAACGGAAGCAGCACGGCCACCACACCAGCCGTGTCTGAAGACGATAACCCACGGTCGACTCGGTCGAaccgcagcggcggcggcgactcgTCAagcacgacgacgacggcgccGTCATCAGCCGTGGTGCCAGCCATCCGCAAGCGGCGCAGCAAGTCGCGAGTGGAGGCAAAGCAGACGCCGGTGGCGTCGGACGTGTCGGTCAAGTCGGACGAAGACGACTCAACGACTGTGAGCACGTCGGCCTCGGTAGCGGTGCGGCCGCCGGCCGCCCGCCACAGGACTAGAGAGACCAGAGAGGAGTTCCTCTAGGACAAGGGGCAGCCATCGCAACCAGTGAGTGACGACGAGTCAACGCACCTGTGAACACCTTTGAGTGCCCCAGAGTGTGCGTGCGTACGTGCGTTGTCGGTTGGACGATGGCGGCAGCCCCTTCTCCAAAAATCGGTTTATGCGCTCCAAATTTTCTCGCTCCGTTTCTCTACGTGTTGCTGCCTTCGCTATTTTAATCGAAAGATTTTCAGTGTGAATGCTTTCAAGCAGAATTAAGATGGGCTGTGCTGGAACAATTTCCACctcttcaaataaataatgccagttttctgattttttgatttgtCTGTTTTTCacagaattaaatcaaactaatCAGTATCATGAGCTttgtagtaaaatttaaattggaaaacttTGTAAATATAGCGCGTTGCACAAAATTTCCGATTTAATAATTGGGTTTGCTGAAAATCATACCTTTTACTTTGTTAGTATAATAAATCCGAATATTTGCTCCTTATGTAATGTTGCCAGCAGCCTGCTTCTCATGGAAGGTGACAAAACGTAGAGAAATCTTTCCCTCTCGTTGCTCTTTAACTTTGAATAAGCATCGCTGGGCGATTGATTTATCGACGTCGATTCGACTTGTCAACTCGCTAGCTCGACCAAATTGTTATAAATccttatatattaaaataaattgcagacTTTTTATCCGCGGTGTGGTAAGGTTATAAGCAAtatattaacttaaaaatagagTTTCGTCTTCTACAAGCAATTTGATTGTGAACCATTTCTATACGCTGCACTCGTCTTGGTGCAAAATAAGCGAAATGTATTTATGCATATTTATGTACGCgctgattgaatttttgtgcTTAAACAAAGGTAAagagaatttgaaatttcggaCGGATTTTGTTGCGCAATGAATTTTATCCAAATGCGATTCTAGAAATTTTACGCGCTTGCTATGCACGCTTGTTCAAAGtcgaaaattccaaaaattcaacacGCGCTATGATGATGATTTTACT encodes:
- the eag gene encoding potassium voltage-gated channel protein eag isoform X5 translates to MPGGRRGLVAPQNTFLENIIRRSNSQPDSSFLLANAQIVDYPIVYCNESFCKISGYNRAEVMQKSCRCSFMYGELTDKETIARVDECLEKQISDQFEILLYKKNKTPLWLLLQIAPIKNERDLVVLFLLTFRDITALKQPIEQDENKGAMGLSKFAKLARSVTRSRSVLVSQFSSHLPTLKDTGKQSNLAHMMSLSADILPQYRQEAPKTPPHILLHYCAFKAIWDWVILCLTFYTAIMVPYNVAFKNKTSEDVSLLVVDSIVDVIFFIDIVLNFHTTFVGPGGEVVSDPRVIRMNYLKSWFVIDLLSCLPYDVFNAFDHDEDGIGSLFSALKVVRLLRLGRVVRKLDRYLEYGAAMLILLLCFYMLVAHWLACIWYSIGRSDADNGIQYSWLWKLANVTQSPYSYIWSNDSNAPELVNGPTRKTMYVTALYFTMTCMTSVGFGNVAAETDNEKIFTICMMIIAALLYATIFGHVTTIIQQMTSATAKYHDMLNNVREFMKLHEVPKALSERVMDYVVSTWAMTKGLDTDKVNQARSFKANGSLSGDGGGNVPEMLESTELTEVLNYCPKDMKADICVHLNRKVFNEHPAFRLASDGCLRALAMHFSMSHSAPGDLLYHTGESIDSLCFIVTGSLEVIQDDEVVAILGKGDVFGDAFWKDGGVGQSAANVRALTYCDLHTIKRDKLLEVLDFYQAFANSFARNLLLTYNLRHRLIFRKVADVRRERELAERRKNEPQLDHNQDHLVRKIFSKFRRGTAGASTAGSNHAGTMTPVATPDVERGGGGGASDSESACSTRLGSAQEEQCLVVATTTSVAPAAPSRAATRWGRLLGSASSGAESSDKEGRAPSAKERPAPTPPTGGSGNKVFPKQTTPPQRATTSAARQDTIDEIVEVEERRAAARSALRKAESNDSGILRSSEQKLSEASTTTASFAPSAVAAAPTTVVAPIVAPLPAPELQLLLTSIAEFKVDVRLELQRLGQRAARLEEMLGNVSERLGSINGSSTATTPAVSEDDNPRSTRSNRSGGGDSSSTTTTAPSSAVVPAIRKRRSKSRVEAKQTPVASDVSVKSDEDDSTTVSTSASVAVRPPAARHRTRETREEFL
- the eag gene encoding potassium voltage-gated channel protein eag isoform X9; translation: MPGGRRGLVAPQNTFLENIIRRSNSQPDSSFLLANAQIVDYPIVYCNESFCKISGYNRAEVMQKSCRCSFMYGELTDKETIARVDECLEKQISDQFEILLYKKNKTPLWLLLQIAPIKNERDLVVLFLLTFRDITALKQPIEQDENKGAMGLSKFAKLARSVTRSRSVLVSQFSSHLPTLKDTGKQSNLAHMMSLSADILPQYRQEAPKTPPHILLHYCAFKAIWDWVILCLTFYTAIMVPYNVAFKNKTSEDVSLLVVDSIVDVIFFIDIVLNFHTTFVGPGGEVVSDPRVIRMNYLKSWFVIDLLSCLPYDVFNAFDHDEDGIGSLFSALKVVRLLRLGRVVRKLDRYLEYGAAMLILLLCFYMLVAHWLACIWYSIGRSDADNGIQYSWLWKLANVTQSPYSYIWSNDSNAPELVNGPTRKTMYVTALYFTMTCMTSVGFGNVAAETDNEKIFTICMMIIAALLYATIFGHVTTIIQQMTSATAKYHDMLNNVREFMKLHEVPKALSERVMDYVVSTWAMTKGLDTDKVLNYCPKDMKADICVHLNRKVFNEHPAFRLASDGCLRALAMHFSMSHSAPGDLLYHTGESIDSLCFIVTGSLEVIQDDEVVAILGKGDVFGDAFWKDGGVGQSAANVRALTYCDLHTIKRDKLLEVLDFYQAFANSFARNLLLTYNLRHRLIFRKVADVRRERELAERRKNEPQLDHNQDHLVRKIFSKFRRGTAGASTAGSNHAGTMTPVATPDVERGGGGGASDSESACSTRLGSAQEEQCLVVATTTSVAPAAPSRAATRWGRLLGSASSGAESSDKEGRAPSAKERPAPTPPTGGSGNKVFPKQTTPPQRATTSAARQDTIDEIVEVEERRAAARSALRKAESNDSGILRSSEQKLSEASTTTASFAPSAVAAAPTTVVAPIVAPLPAPELQLLLTSIAEFKVDVRLELQRLGQRAARLEEMLGNVSERLGSINGSSTATTPAVSEDDNPRSTRSNRSGGGDSSSTTTTAPSSAVVPAIRKRRSKSRVEAKQTPVASDVSVKSDEDDSTTVSTSASVAVRPPAARHRTRETREEFL